The following are encoded together in the Pedobacter sp. D749 genome:
- a CDS encoding transketolase family protein translates to MKKYTYTEKKDTRSGFGAGLHEAGKKNENVVALCADLVGSLKMDAFIKDFPERFTQVGIAEANMIGIAAGMTIGGKIPFTGTFANFSTGRVYDQIRQSVAYSNKNVKICASHAGLTLGEDGATHQILEDIGLMKMLPGMVVINPCDYNQTKAATMAIAEYEGPVYLRFGRPVIPVFTDPDQKFEIGKAWMVNEGTDVTIIATGHMVWKAIEAGEKLAELGIDAEIINIHTIKPLDDEAILKSVKKTGCVVTCEEHNKFGGLGESVARLLTTELPTPQEFVATNDTFGESGTPDQLMSKYGLDAVNIVEAVQKVIGRKK, encoded by the coding sequence GTGAAAAAATATACATATACAGAAAAAAAAGATACACGTTCGGGTTTTGGAGCTGGCTTACATGAAGCCGGAAAGAAAAACGAAAATGTGGTTGCCTTATGTGCCGATTTAGTTGGATCGCTTAAAATGGATGCCTTTATTAAAGATTTCCCGGAGCGTTTTACACAGGTTGGTATTGCAGAAGCAAACATGATCGGTATTGCAGCAGGTATGACTATTGGTGGTAAAATTCCTTTTACAGGTACTTTTGCCAATTTTTCTACAGGCCGCGTTTACGACCAAATCCGTCAATCAGTAGCTTATTCTAATAAAAACGTTAAAATCTGTGCATCTCACGCAGGTTTAACCTTAGGCGAAGATGGAGCAACCCACCAGATTTTAGAAGATATAGGCCTAATGAAAATGTTGCCGGGAATGGTTGTAATCAATCCTTGCGATTACAATCAGACTAAAGCAGCAACTATGGCCATTGCAGAATACGAAGGTCCGGTTTATTTACGTTTTGGTCGTCCGGTAATTCCAGTATTTACAGATCCAGATCAAAAATTTGAGATCGGTAAAGCATGGATGGTTAACGAAGGAACAGATGTTACTATTATTGCTACAGGCCATATGGTTTGGAAAGCGATTGAAGCTGGTGAGAAATTAGCTGAATTGGGTATAGATGCCGAAATTATTAACATCCATACCATTAAACCTTTGGATGATGAGGCCATCTTAAAATCTGTTAAAAAAACCGGATGCGTGGTTACTTGCGAAGAGCACAATAAATTTGGCGGCCTGGGCGAAAGCGTAGCACGTTTGTTAACTACTGAATTACCAACTCCACAAGAGTTTGTAGCCACTAACGATACTTTTGGCGAAAGCGGAACACCAGATCAATTAATGTCTAAATATGGCTTAGATGCTGTAAACATTGTTGAAGCAGTTCAAAAAGTAATTGGCAGAAAAAAATAG
- a CDS encoding RNA polymerase sigma factor, whose amino-acid sequence MKQVEDSEILAMFAVEHTRNEAFNLLLKKYQQKIYWHIRRLVLNHDDCDDLLQEVFVKVWKNLDKFRSDSQLYTWIYRIATNESITFLNKQKQRNNTPLDEVSSELADNLVASSYFNGDKLELKLQKAILTLPEKQRIIFNMKYFDDMKYEEISEVLGTSVGALKASFHIAAKKIEAFITNDEVDY is encoded by the coding sequence ATGAAACAAGTTGAAGATTCAGAAATTCTTGCCATGTTTGCTGTCGAGCATACGCGTAATGAAGCCTTTAACCTGTTGCTAAAAAAATACCAGCAAAAAATATACTGGCACATCCGCAGGCTGGTTTTAAACCATGATGACTGTGATGACCTCTTGCAGGAAGTATTTGTTAAAGTTTGGAAAAATCTCGATAAATTTAGAAGCGATTCCCAGCTCTATACGTGGATTTACCGTATTGCCACCAACGAATCGATTACCTTCTTAAATAAACAAAAGCAGCGTAACAATACACCTTTGGATGAGGTTTCATCCGAACTTGCCGATAATCTGGTGGCATCATCATATTTTAACGGCGATAAGCTTGAGCTTAAATTGCAAAAGGCAATTCTCACCTTACCTGAAAAACAACGCATTATCTTTAATATGAAATATTTTGATGATATGAAATATGAAGAGATTTCGGAGGTACTGGGAACCTCGGTTGGCGCGCTAAAAGCATCATTTCACATTGCTGCAAAAAAAATTGAAGCTTTTATTACAAATGATGAAGTAGACTATTAA
- a CDS encoding aspartate aminotransferase family protein, translating into MLTQRQLFLQHNAQTSPEPLMLEFVRAKGIYIYDAQNKKHIDLIAGIGVSNVGHCHPAVVKAIQDQAETYMHLMVYGEYVQTPQVNFAKALAEILPESLSCTYFLNSGTEAVEGAMKLAKRYTGRKGFIACKNAYHGSTQGAESLMESDFYSSGYGPFLPHVSFIEHNNLADLEKITTEIAAVFIEPIQGEAGIRVADLKYMQALRDKCTATGTLLIFDEIQSGFGRSGKMFAFQHYNVVPDVLLLAKGIGGGMPIGAFISSLAIMSVLSHTPILGHMTTFGGHPVCCAAGLATLRTLVDGHIVDEVEEKGQLFKQLLKHPAIKEIRGKGLMLAVEFENFEINKKIIDACILDGVLSDWFLHCSNSMRIAPPLIITKEEIKEACKTILKNINLVAG; encoded by the coding sequence ATGCTTACCCAACGTCAGTTGTTTTTACAACACAATGCACAAACCTCTCCAGAGCCGCTAATGCTCGAATTTGTAAGGGCAAAAGGAATCTACATTTACGATGCACAGAACAAAAAACACATCGATCTTATTGCCGGTATCGGTGTAAGTAATGTTGGTCATTGCCATCCTGCGGTAGTGAAGGCCATTCAGGATCAGGCAGAAACCTATATGCACCTCATGGTTTATGGCGAATATGTACAAACTCCTCAGGTAAATTTTGCTAAAGCACTTGCCGAAATTTTACCCGAAAGCCTGAGCTGCACTTACTTTTTAAACTCTGGAACCGAGGCTGTGGAAGGCGCTATGAAACTGGCTAAACGTTATACTGGCCGAAAAGGATTTATTGCCTGCAAAAATGCTTATCATGGTAGTACGCAAGGTGCAGAAAGTTTAATGGAAAGTGATTTTTATTCGTCTGGCTACGGGCCTTTCTTGCCACATGTAAGTTTTATAGAGCATAACAACCTTGCTGACCTCGAAAAAATTACTACAGAAATTGCTGCTGTTTTTATTGAGCCTATACAAGGTGAAGCTGGAATAAGGGTTGCTGATTTGAAGTATATGCAGGCTTTACGGGATAAATGCACAGCAACAGGCACATTATTAATTTTCGATGAAATACAATCAGGTTTTGGCCGCAGCGGTAAAATGTTCGCCTTTCAGCACTATAATGTAGTACCAGATGTGCTACTGTTAGCGAAGGGAATTGGAGGTGGAATGCCAATCGGCGCCTTTATCAGTTCGTTAGCGATTATGTCGGTATTATCACATACACCAATCTTGGGTCACATGACTACCTTTGGCGGTCATCCGGTTTGCTGCGCTGCCGGATTGGCTACTTTACGCACCTTGGTTGATGGTCATATCGTGGATGAAGTTGAAGAAAAAGGTCAGTTGTTTAAACAGCTTTTAAAACATCCTGCCATTAAAGAAATCAGGGGAAAAGGTTTAATGCTTGCGGTGGAGTTTGAGAATTTCGAGATCAATAAAAAAATTATCGATGCCTGTATTTTAGATGGCGTATTGTCAGACTGGTTTTTACATTGCAGCAATTCTATGCGGATAGCTCCTCCGCTAATTATTACTAAAGAAGAAATTAAAGAAGCTTGCAAGACCATCTTAAAAAATATTAACTTAGTTGCAGGGTAA
- a CDS encoding response regulator transcription factor: MNVLIVEDEKSLALEMDEFLSKEGFIVEHAWKKSSAEEKIFVNNYDFILLDLGLPDGDGFEILKQLKAMKDRDDAVIILTARSAVDDRIKGLDEGADDYLPKPFSLNELLARMHAITRRKHKLEKNEVNIHDFMLNIQNRTVSFGDERLNLTKKEFEIFNYLVLNKNRVVSRMSLTEHVWGDILEVNSDSNFVDVHVKNLRKKLAGISPIDWFETVRSIGYRINC, translated from the coding sequence ATGAATGTATTAATCGTTGAAGATGAAAAAAGCCTGGCGCTTGAAATGGATGAATTCTTAAGCAAAGAGGGATTTATTGTAGAGCATGCCTGGAAAAAATCTTCTGCTGAAGAAAAGATATTTGTAAATAATTACGATTTTATTTTATTAGACCTGGGCTTACCAGATGGTGATGGTTTTGAAATTTTAAAACAGTTAAAAGCCATGAAAGATCGTGATGACGCTGTAATCATTTTAACCGCCCGTAGTGCTGTTGATGACCGGATTAAAGGTCTTGATGAAGGCGCAGATGATTATTTACCAAAGCCATTTTCACTAAACGAACTCTTAGCTCGAATGCACGCCATTACGCGTAGAAAACATAAGTTAGAGAAAAACGAGGTAAACATTCACGATTTCATGCTCAATATCCAGAATAGAACTGTTTCTTTTGGTGATGAAAGATTAAACCTCACTAAAAAGGAATTCGAGATATTTAACTATCTGGTGTTGAACAAAAACCGAGTGGTATCGAGAATGAGTTTAACTGAACATGTTTGGGGTGATATTTTAGAAGTCAATTCAGATTCAAACTTTGTTGATGTTCATGTTAAAAACCTGAGAAAAAAACTTGCAGGGATTAGTCCGATAGATTGGTTTGAAACGGTAAGAAGTATAGGATATAGGATTAATTGTTAG
- a CDS encoding HAMP domain-containing sensor histidine kinase, whose protein sequence is MKLQVKFSLYNAVTKIAIILVLGAIILFSLDRLAYNQLDNRLIKKKNKIIKNLNDNEIDSLLNKEQSFTDYNILKEEFIVLTDIPDNQKDSTAKVFTEKREIEGDIEVYRILNYKFSYHTNWYNLEIGETMTALQSIKNSIRFYMLIVLVAALLITLVADFTFSNFLLKPFYRIIDKKINLVDDPTHYNYQNIPTSTSDFKILDNSINSLMRKINTLFALEKQFIANVSHELLTPISILSTRFENMLNTPDIPVEHENKIYASLKTLNRLKVIINSLLLISKVENNQYLKTEEISLKQEIDDIYEDLEDRITDKNISYSANLSKDFHFTGNKALIHTLLINIINNAIKYNVDGGAITITDNTENEHYVLTVSDTGSGMSAALVENAFDRFKRGNSEENGFGLGLAIVQSIARFHKIDVDIKSEEHKGTNISLFFSK, encoded by the coding sequence ATGAAGTTACAGGTTAAGTTTTCTTTATATAATGCAGTAACCAAAATTGCCATCATCCTGGTATTGGGTGCTATCATTTTATTCTCATTAGACAGACTTGCTTATAACCAGCTTGACAACCGTTTAATCAAAAAGAAGAACAAAATCATCAAAAATTTAAATGATAATGAGATCGACAGCCTTTTAAATAAAGAACAATCATTTACCGACTATAATATTTTAAAGGAAGAATTTATTGTGTTAACGGATATACCCGACAATCAAAAAGATTCTACTGCGAAGGTATTTACCGAAAAAAGAGAAATAGAGGGCGATATTGAAGTATACCGCATTTTAAACTACAAGTTCTCTTACCATACAAACTGGTACAACTTAGAGATTGGGGAAACAATGACAGCACTTCAATCTATTAAAAATTCGATCCGTTTTTATATGCTGATTGTACTTGTTGCTGCTTTGTTGATTACCCTAGTTGCCGACTTTACCTTCTCTAACTTTCTGCTCAAACCATTTTACCGCATTATTGATAAAAAAATTAACCTGGTTGATGATCCCACTCATTATAATTACCAGAATATACCTACCAGTACCAGTGATTTTAAAATCCTCGATAATAGCATAAATTCTTTAATGCGCAAAATAAACACACTTTTCGCTTTAGAAAAGCAGTTTATTGCCAATGTTTCGCATGAACTGCTTACCCCAATTTCAATTTTAAGTACCCGGTTTGAAAATATGCTCAACACTCCGGATATTCCAGTAGAGCATGAAAATAAAATATACGCCTCATTAAAAACCTTGAACCGCTTAAAGGTAATTATCAATAGTTTATTACTCATTTCGAAAGTTGAAAACAATCAGTACCTAAAAACAGAAGAAATTAGCCTCAAACAGGAAATCGATGATATATATGAAGATCTGGAAGATCGGATAACTGATAAAAACATCAGTTATAGTGCCAACCTATCAAAAGACTTCCACTTTACAGGAAACAAAGCATTAATACACACGCTATTAATCAACATCATCAATAATGCAATTAAATACAATGTTGATGGAGGAGCTATTACCATAACTGATAATACAGAAAATGAACATTATGTCCTCACCGTCAGCGATACCGGATCAGGGATGAGCGCAGCGTTGGTAGAAAATGCTTTCGATCGTTTTAAAAGAGGAAATAGCGAAGAAAATGGCTTTGGTTTGGGGCTCGCCATTGTGCAAAGTATCGCCAGATTCCATAAAATAGATGTTGATATCAAATCTGAAGAACATAAAGGAACCAATATTTCCTTATTTTTTTCAAAATGA
- a CDS encoding RluA family pseudouridine synthase yields the protein MPITDNDILFEDNHLIAINKRAGDIVQVDETGDEPLDEQVKKYIAKKYDKPNGAFLGVVHRLDRPVSGVILFAKTSKALERMNAVFKNREVKKTYWAVVKNKPEKESATLVHWLVKNPQKNVVSYYNTEVTGSQRAELSYKVKAKVGDYYLLEVDPLTGRSHQIRVQLSSMGCPIMGDNKYGYPRGSRKGSICLHARRLQFMHPVKKEPVNIFAKLPVDGFWERFEDL from the coding sequence ATGCCAATTACCGATAACGACATCCTTTTTGAAGACAATCATTTAATCGCCATTAATAAAAGGGCAGGTGATATTGTACAGGTTGATGAAACCGGCGATGAGCCTTTGGATGAGCAGGTAAAAAAGTATATTGCTAAAAAGTACGATAAGCCAAATGGCGCTTTTTTAGGAGTGGTACACCGTTTAGATCGCCCGGTGAGCGGTGTAATTTTGTTTGCTAAAACCAGTAAGGCTTTAGAACGGATGAATGCTGTTTTCAAAAATAGAGAAGTAAAGAAAACCTATTGGGCAGTGGTGAAGAACAAGCCAGAAAAAGAGTCGGCTACTTTGGTGCATTGGCTGGTTAAAAACCCACAGAAAAATGTGGTTTCTTATTATAACACTGAAGTTACCGGCAGTCAGCGGGCTGAGCTTTCTTATAAAGTAAAAGCCAAGGTAGGCGATTATTACCTGCTGGAAGTTGATCCTTTAACAGGCCGCTCACACCAGATCAGGGTTCAGCTTTCATCAATGGGATGTCCGATCATGGGTGATAATAAATATGGTTATCCGCGGGGAAGCAGAAAAGGAAGTATTTGCCTGCATGCCAGGCGCTTACAGTTTATGCACCCGGTAAAAAAAGAACCTGTAAACATATTCGCCAAATTACCTGTTGATGGTTTTTGGGAACGCTTCGAAGACTTATAG